A genome region from Tolypothrix sp. PCC 7712 includes the following:
- the asnS gene encoding asparagine--tRNA ligase, with amino-acid sequence MVNRRIVEILRSGEPDDSLLVQGWVRTKRELKGFAFIEVNDGSSLANLQVVINEDVPDYEVILKKVNTGAAVEVAGVLVASQGKGQRIELKAETVKVYGEADPEVYPLQKKRHSFEFLRTIGHLRSRTNSFGAVFRVRNACSTAIHNFFQERGFLWVHTPIITASDCEGAGEMFSVTSLDLKNIPRTDNQAVDYSKDFFGKPAYLTVSGQLEAEVMAMAFSNVYTFGPTFRAENSNTSRHLAEFWMVEPEMAFCDLNGDMDLAEAFLKYIFKYVLEKCPEDMEFFNQRIDNSVLATAENIINNQFERLTYTDAIKLLEKADFKFEYPVSWGLDLQSEHERYLAEQLFKKPVIVTDYPAQIKAFYMRLNDDEKTVRAMDILAPKIGEIVGGSQREERLDVLERRVLAQGMKPEDLWWYLDLRRFGSVPHAGFGLGFERLVQFMTGMGNIRDVIPFPRTPENVEF; translated from the coding sequence ATGGTAAATCGACGAATTGTAGAAATATTGCGAAGTGGTGAACCTGATGACTCTCTCTTAGTTCAAGGCTGGGTGCGGACTAAACGCGAGTTGAAGGGGTTTGCTTTTATAGAAGTTAATGACGGTTCATCTTTGGCAAATTTGCAAGTTGTGATCAACGAAGATGTGCCAGACTACGAAGTGATTTTAAAAAAAGTCAATACAGGTGCGGCGGTAGAAGTAGCTGGTGTGTTGGTAGCTTCCCAAGGGAAAGGACAGCGAATTGAACTGAAAGCCGAAACCGTGAAAGTCTATGGTGAAGCTGATCCCGAAGTTTATCCACTGCAAAAGAAACGCCACTCCTTTGAATTTTTGCGTACCATTGGACATTTGCGATCGCGCACTAATTCTTTTGGTGCAGTTTTCCGCGTCCGCAATGCTTGTTCGACAGCCATTCACAACTTTTTCCAAGAAAGAGGCTTTTTGTGGGTACACACACCCATCATTACAGCTAGCGATTGTGAAGGCGCAGGCGAAATGTTTAGCGTCACCAGCTTGGATTTGAAAAATATTCCCCGCACAGACAACCAAGCTGTCGATTACAGTAAAGACTTTTTTGGTAAACCCGCATATTTAACTGTTAGCGGACAGTTAGAAGCTGAAGTGATGGCGATGGCGTTTAGTAACGTCTACACTTTTGGCCCTACCTTCCGTGCAGAAAATTCCAACACCTCGCGCCACTTAGCCGAATTTTGGATGGTTGAGCCAGAAATGGCATTTTGTGACCTTAATGGTGATATGGATTTAGCTGAGGCGTTTCTCAAATATATATTTAAATATGTGTTGGAAAAATGCCCAGAAGATATGGAATTTTTTAATCAACGCATTGATAATTCTGTATTAGCAACCGCAGAAAATATTATTAATAATCAATTTGAGCGTTTAACTTATACAGATGCCATCAAACTTTTAGAAAAAGCCGATTTCAAGTTTGAATATCCTGTTAGTTGGGGTCTGGATTTACAATCAGAACACGAACGCTATTTAGCTGAACAACTGTTTAAAAAACCAGTAATTGTTACCGATTATCCAGCGCAAATTAAAGCTTTTTATATGCGGTTAAACGATGATGAAAAGACTGTGCGCGCAATGGATATTCTCGCACCGAAAATCGGCGAAATTGTCGGTGGTTCACAACGGGAAGAACGGCTAGACGTGCTAGAACGGCGTGTATTAGCACAAGGAATGAAACCAGAAGATTTATGGTGGTATTTAGATTTACGTCGCTTTGGTTCTGTACCTCACGCTGGTTTCGGCTTAGGTTTTGAGCGCCTCGTGCAATTTATGACGGGAATGGGAAATATTCGCGATGTAATTCCCTTCCCTCGAACCCCTGAAAACGTGGAATTTTAA
- a CDS encoding DUF6439 family protein, with protein sequence MSQPTQLPKTSQLNEFSTLELAQALMERLSISPNDWHRLKSNRNSRAREQAAAALVFLLKDQPQEALARLEQATGWLDRSISAPPCPTHGDKGKGTGE encoded by the coding sequence ATGTCTCAACCTACCCAGCTGCCTAAAACCAGTCAACTGAATGAATTTAGCACTCTGGAACTAGCCCAAGCTCTCATGGAGAGACTCAGCATTTCTCCTAATGATTGGCATCGCCTCAAGTCTAACCGCAATTCCCGCGCTCGTGAACAGGCCGCCGCCGCTCTGGTGTTTCTACTGAAGGATCAGCCACAAGAAGCACTCGCCCGATTGGAACAGGCTACTGGTTGGTTAGATCGTTCTATTTCTGCTCCCCCTTGTCCGACTCATGGGGATAAGGGGAAGGGGACTGGGGAGTAG
- a CDS encoding ATP-binding protein, producing MITISLRPVGRYWGTISFASTLYLCPILDLLLAEIPERMQAELRLGLQEALVNAAKHGNNLDPSKTVLVRFSLIDNQYWWIISDQGNGFSPSSESESDSDCDPDPIDYLPPDEAESGRGLCLLHQIFDQVEWNRKGTELRLCKQLETPRPRLSLRR from the coding sequence GTGATTACCATCTCGCTCCGTCCAGTTGGACGTTATTGGGGCACTATTAGTTTTGCCTCAACTCTCTATCTGTGTCCAATCTTAGATTTACTCTTGGCAGAAATTCCAGAAAGAATGCAAGCAGAACTGAGGCTAGGACTCCAAGAGGCCTTAGTCAACGCGGCAAAACATGGTAATAACCTAGACCCTAGTAAAACAGTCTTAGTACGTTTTTCCTTGATAGATAATCAATATTGGTGGATTATATCAGATCAAGGTAACGGTTTTAGTCCATCATCTGAATCTGAATCTGATTCTGATTGCGATCCCGATCCCATTGACTATCTCCCTCCAGATGAAGCAGAAAGTGGTCGAGGTTTATGTCTACTACATCAAATCTTCGATCAAGTAGAGTGGAACCGTAAGGGCACAGAATTAAGGCTTTGTAAACAGCTAGAAACCCCGCGCCCCCGCCTATCTCTGCGGCGGTGA